From the Solanum pennellii chromosome 4, SPENNV200 genome, one window contains:
- the LOC107018277 gene encoding tubby-like F-box protein 5 isoform X2, translating to MSDKLLLAAKRIRRATSTDFVISLVSDDFSRASSTYVGKLRSNFLGTKFTIYDSQPPSDAAIQHRGRLSRRFSAKQVSPTVSACNYSIATISYELNVLRTRGPRRMHCAMHSIPFSSIQEGGSAPTPTSFPQSFDERPSKAKEPAVNISSSVSRPSREPLVLKNKAPRWHEQLQCWCLNFKGRVTVASVKNFQLAAAVDASHNIPAAVQETTILQFGKIGKDIFTMDYCYPLSAFQAFAICLSSFDTKPACE from the exons ATGAGTGATAAACTATTGCTGGCTGCCAAAAGGATCAGAAGGGCAACAAGCACAGACTTCGTAATTTCATTGGTTTCAGATGATTTTTCTCGAGCTAGCAGTACATATGTCGGCAAACTGAG ATCCAACTTTCTTGGAACCAAGTTCACCATATATGATAGCCAACCTCCAAGTGATGCAGCGATTCAACATCGTGGTAGACTTAGTCGACGTTTCAGTGCTAAGCAAGTATCCCCAACAGTATCTGCATGCAATTACAGTATAGCCACCATTTCCTATGAACTCAATGTTCTCCGTACAAGGGGACCTAGGAGAATGCATTGCGCCATGCATTCCATCCCTTTCTCCTCTATCCAAGAGGGAGGCAGTGCTCCAACGCCTACATCATTCCCACAATCTTTTGATGAGAGGCCCTCTAAAGCCAAGGAGCCAGCTGTAAATATCAGCTCATCAGTGTCTAGGCCTTCTCGAGAGCCACTTGTGCTTAAAAACAAGGCCCCTCGATGGCACGAACAATTGCAGTGCTGGTGCCTAAATTTCAAAGGCCGCGTCACAGTTGCATCCGTGAAAAACTTTCAGCTTGCGGCAGCAGTTGATGCATCTCACAATATACCAGCTGCAGTACAAGAAACAACAATTTTACAATTTGGGAAAATTGGAAAAGATATCTTCACCATGGATTACTGCTACCCGCTCTCCGCCTTCCAAGCTTTTGCAATCTGCTTGAGCAGCTTCGACACGAAACCAGCTTGTGAATGA
- the LOC107017419 gene encoding protein LIKE COV 3-like, which translates to MGRSDKDRDLERLMPVGTLAVDATKINGSKSSDQSPSPSSHHSAKEAFGKHIHSWLSKKFVSGCVILFPIAITFYLTWKLINFVDGFFSPIYNHLGIDVFGLGFVTSLIFIFLVGVSMSSWLGASLLSLGEWIIKKMPLMSYIYTASKQISSAISPDEDSHAFKEVAIIRHPRLGEYAFGFITSTIILRKSTGAEELCCVYVPTNHLYLGDVFLINSKDIMRPNLSVREGIEIVISGGMSVPQLLTIVDKQSILSPRIGKFAVPQV; encoded by the exons ATGGGAAGATCAGATAAGGATAGAGATCTGGAACGTCTGATGCCGGTGGGAACCTTAGCCGTTGATGCAACAAAAATCAACGGCTCCAAATCTTCAGATCAATCTCCCTCGCCTTCCTCTCATCACTCCGCCAAAGAG GCATTTGGCAAACATATTCATAGCTGgctttcaaaaaaatttgtgaGCGGATG TGTCATATTATTTCCCATAGCCATAACTTTCTACCTTACTTGGAAGCTCATTAATTTTGTGGATGGCTTCTTTTCTCCAATCTATAATCATCTTGGGATTGATGTATTTG GTCTTGGATTTGTGACATCCTTAATTTTCATATTCTTGGTTGGTGTGTCCATGTCCTCATGGTTAGGTGCATCTCTTCTTAGTTTAGGAGAATGGATCATTAAAAAAATGCCCCTCATGAGTTATATCTACACTGCATCCAAGCAAATTAGTAGTGCAATTTCACCAG atGAAGATTCACATGCCTTCAAAGAAGTGGCAATTATAAGGCATCCGCGCCTTGGTGAATACGCGTTTGGTTTCATTACATCAACCATTATTCTTCGTAAAAGCACAGGTGCTGAGGAACTTTGTTGTGTTTATGTTCCTACTAATCATCTTTACCTTGGAGATGTATTCCTTATCAATTCTAAGGACATTATGAGGCCTAATCTCTCTGTTAGAGAAGGAATAG AAATTGTAATCTCAGGAGGCATGTCTGTACCCCAACTATTGACTATAGTAGATAAGCAATCTATTCTATCTCCAAGAATTGGAAAATTTGCTGTTCCTCAAGTTTGA